From a single Mesorhizobium shangrilense genomic region:
- a CDS encoding sensor histidine kinase, with protein sequence MGNSIRFRLWSAATISILVALAIAGVGLRYLFELNVERRIVSELTVDLNELIGATSFAADGRLSVEADLTDPRFINPLSGHYWQVEDLTSHSLVRSRSLWDATLALPDQGASGELKKIEELKGPGGELTIAVVRTITDADGRSFRATVAEDHRSVTVSVREYVRDLVPALIMLAAALMAAFFIQITVGLAPLENLRVAVRNVIAQRSARLDGVAPREVQPLADEINRLLDAQEKALARARSRATDLAHGLKTPLQVLSADIRALRKKGETELADEIEKSAGAIRRHVERELARARLAPGVSSKASCRVGETAAGVIAVIKRTPGGKRLSFLIDVAEDFMAPVDEGDLSEILGNLVENAARFATSSVQVNAWASGGEVSIAVADDGPGIPDADRESALSRGVQLDSKGGSSGLGLAIVSDIVEAYGGRLTMTNADPGLVVTIALPRHG encoded by the coding sequence ATGGGAAACTCGATCCGCTTCAGGCTCTGGTCGGCGGCAACCATCTCGATCCTCGTCGCTCTCGCCATTGCCGGGGTCGGGCTGCGCTATCTGTTCGAACTGAATGTCGAGCGGCGTATCGTCAGCGAACTGACCGTCGATCTCAACGAGCTGATCGGCGCGACCAGCTTCGCTGCCGACGGCCGGCTTTCGGTCGAGGCCGACCTGACCGACCCGCGCTTCATCAATCCGCTGTCCGGCCACTACTGGCAGGTGGAAGACCTGACCAGCCATAGCCTGGTGCGCTCGCGTTCATTGTGGGACGCAACGCTTGCGTTGCCCGACCAGGGGGCGAGCGGCGAACTGAAAAAGATCGAGGAGCTCAAGGGGCCAGGCGGCGAACTGACCATTGCCGTTGTGCGCACCATCACCGATGCCGACGGCCGGTCGTTTCGCGCCACCGTGGCGGAAGACCATCGCAGCGTCACAGTGTCGGTGCGCGAATATGTCAGGGATCTCGTGCCTGCGCTCATCATGCTCGCGGCCGCTCTCATGGCGGCCTTCTTCATCCAGATCACCGTTGGCCTTGCGCCGCTGGAAAACTTGAGGGTAGCCGTGCGAAACGTGATCGCGCAGCGATCGGCACGGCTTGACGGTGTGGCGCCGCGCGAGGTGCAGCCGCTCGCCGACGAAATCAACCGCCTCCTCGATGCGCAGGAGAAAGCGCTCGCACGGGCCCGGTCGCGCGCCACCGACCTGGCACACGGCCTCAAGACGCCGCTGCAGGTGCTGTCGGCCGACATCCGCGCCCTGCGCAAGAAGGGCGAGACCGAACTCGCCGACGAGATCGAGAAGAGTGCTGGAGCGATCCGACGTCATGTCGAGCGGGAACTGGCGCGCGCCCGTCTGGCGCCCGGCGTTTCCAGCAAGGCATCGTGCCGGGTCGGGGAAACCGCGGCCGGCGTCATCGCCGTCATCAAGCGCACGCCGGGCGGCAAGCGGCTCTCGTTCCTGATCGACGTCGCGGAGGATTTCATGGCGCCGGTCGATGAGGGCGACCTGTCGGAGATCCTGGGCAATCTGGTGGAGAATGCGGCGCGCTTCGCAACATCCTCGGTTCAGGTCAATGCGTGGGCAAGCGGCGGCGAGGTCTCCATCGCCGTCGCCGATGATGGCCCGGGCATACCGGACGCAGATCGGGAATCCGCCCTGTCGCGCGGGGTGCAACTGGACAGCAAGGGCGGCAGCAGCGGGCTAGGCCTGGCCATCGTTTCAGACATTGTCGAAGCCTATGGCGGACGCCTGACGATGACCAATGCCGACCCCGGCCTGGTCGTGACCATCGCCCTGCCCCGACACGGCTGA
- a CDS encoding RnfABCDGE type electron transport complex subunit D: MIRTVDRFLDHQTMYRLVLYYLIALLGAALVLGFFKLVPHDPVALAFTTGLMLAACWITNRVFAYVFKVPANNESVYITALILALILDPVAATDLKGIGAVVFACVWAISSKFILAIGGKHLFNPAALGVALTALLLDQPATWWVGGNLPLLPVVLAGGLLIVRKLRRLDLVATFVAVALATILATTEPSQYATALTETLGSSPLLFFAFVMLTEPLTAPTTRWPRIAFAAIVGFLFAPNIHVGSFYFTPELALLAGNLFAYAAGPKGRFVLTLERIEQSAVDSYDFIFRSPRKLAFQAGQYLEWTLGLDRSDNRGNRRYFTVASAPTEQSVRLGVKFYPQSSAFKQALGTMKPGSTIHASQLAGDFTLPANRETKIAFLAGGIGITPFRSMLQYLIDSHERRPIVVLYGVETQQDIAYRDVLGTARRELGIRTVLAVARGAERGQYPGYIDARLVRLAIPDYLERTFYISGPQAMVKALRDKLLAMGVRRSRIKVDYFPGFA; this comes from the coding sequence ATGATCAGGACCGTCGACCGGTTTCTCGACCATCAGACCATGTACCGGCTGGTCCTCTACTATCTGATCGCGTTGCTGGGTGCGGCCCTTGTGCTCGGCTTCTTCAAGCTTGTGCCGCATGACCCGGTCGCGCTCGCCTTCACGACGGGATTGATGCTGGCCGCCTGCTGGATCACCAACAGGGTTTTCGCTTATGTCTTCAAGGTTCCGGCCAACAACGAGTCCGTCTATATTACAGCCCTCATCCTGGCACTCATTCTCGACCCGGTGGCAGCCACGGACCTCAAGGGGATCGGCGCGGTGGTATTCGCCTGCGTCTGGGCGATTTCATCCAAGTTCATCCTCGCCATCGGCGGGAAGCACCTGTTCAACCCCGCGGCCCTGGGTGTGGCACTCACCGCGCTGCTGCTCGACCAGCCGGCCACCTGGTGGGTCGGCGGCAATCTGCCATTGCTTCCCGTCGTGCTTGCCGGCGGCCTTCTCATCGTGCGCAAGCTGCGCCGGCTCGATCTGGTCGCGACCTTCGTCGCCGTGGCGCTGGCGACGATCCTGGCAACCACCGAGCCTTCGCAATACGCCACCGCGCTGACGGAGACGCTGGGCTCGTCACCGCTGTTGTTCTTCGCCTTCGTGATGCTGACCGAGCCGCTGACGGCACCGACGACGCGCTGGCCACGAATCGCCTTCGCCGCCATCGTCGGTTTCCTGTTCGCCCCCAACATCCATGTCGGCTCTTTCTATTTCACACCGGAGCTGGCGCTTCTGGCGGGCAATCTCTTCGCCTACGCGGCAGGCCCGAAAGGACGCTTCGTGCTGACGCTCGAACGCATCGAGCAATCCGCCGTCGACAGCTACGACTTCATCTTCAGGTCACCGCGCAAGCTCGCCTTCCAGGCCGGACAGTATCTGGAGTGGACGCTCGGTCTCGACCGTTCGGACAATCGCGGCAATCGTCGCTATTTCACGGTCGCATCGGCACCCACGGAGCAATCCGTGCGGCTTGGCGTCAAATTCTATCCGCAATCAAGCGCCTTCAAGCAGGCGCTGGGCACGATGAAGCCGGGCAGCACGATCCATGCTTCCCAGCTGGCCGGCGATTTCACCCTGCCGGCCAATCGCGAAACCAAGATTGCCTTCCTGGCTGGCGGCATCGGCATCACGCCATTCCGTTCGATGCTGCAATATCTCATCGACAGCCATGAAAGGCGTCCGATCGTCGTGCTCTACGGAGTCGAGACCCAGCAGGACATCGCCTATCGCGATGTTCTGGGCACGGCGAGAAGGGAACTGGGCATCAGGACGGTGCTTGCCGTGGCCAGGGGCGCCGAGCGCGGCCAATATCCCGGCTATATCGACGCGCGCCTGGTGCGCCTTGCCATTCCCGATTATCTGGAGCGGACCTTCTACATTTCCGGCCCCCAGGCCATGGTCAAGGCGTTGCGCGACAAGCTGCTGGCCATGGGTGTTCGCCGTTCGAGGATAAAGGTCGACTATTTCCCCGGCTTTGCCTGA
- a CDS encoding FAD:protein FMN transferase codes for MPITVDIDGASGGVLVATVFDYFERIDQRFSTYRSDSEISAINRGDLPVRDWSGEMMEVLALAEQTRTETGGYFDIRKPDGSLDPSGIVKGWAIRNAAGIVQRAGISDFFIEAGGDIQSGGRNAPGLDWSVGIRNPFNADEIIKIVYPRGHGVATSGTYVRGQHIYNPLGFGDPITEIVSLTVIGADVFQADRFATAAFAMGRDGILFLEQTPGLEAYVVDSNRRATPTSGFGAFCQP; via the coding sequence ATGCCCATCACCGTCGACATCGACGGTGCCTCGGGCGGCGTGCTTGTCGCCACGGTCTTCGACTATTTCGAGCGGATCGACCAACGCTTCAGCACCTACAGGAGTGACAGCGAGATTTCGGCCATCAACCGGGGTGACCTCCCGGTCCGCGACTGGAGCGGCGAGATGATGGAAGTTCTGGCCCTTGCCGAACAGACGAGAACCGAGACGGGCGGATATTTCGACATCCGCAAGCCCGACGGTTCGCTGGACCCGTCCGGCATCGTCAAGGGCTGGGCCATCCGCAATGCGGCCGGGATCGTCCAGCGGGCCGGCATCAGCGATTTCTTCATCGAGGCCGGCGGCGACATCCAGTCCGGCGGCAGGAATGCTCCGGGCCTCGACTGGAGCGTCGGTATCCGCAATCCCTTCAATGCCGATGAGATCATCAAGATCGTCTATCCGCGCGGGCATGGCGTCGCCACTTCCGGCACCTATGTGCGCGGGCAGCACATCTACAATCCGCTTGGGTTCGGCGATCCGATCACCGAAATCGTCAGCCTGACCGTCATCGGCGCGGATGTGTTCCAAGCCGATCGCTTCGCCACTGCCGCCTTCGCCATGGGACGGGACGGAATTCTGTTTCTCGAGCAGACGCCGGGCCTGGAGGCCTATGTTGTCGACAGCAACCGCCGCGCCACGCCGACAAGCGGCTTCGGAGCCTTTTGCCAACCATGA
- a CDS encoding FMN-binding protein, translated as MKQIALSLFVVASSGAYVWDQAGKAPTGDVIDTAGSAAEESMLPPPAPASPIPTRPVPAPAAPSPGIPQQSVRLRPPATAPATVASETTAAIAIPAQEPPAAEKPPAVSLPRVSQASARPLEQAPAQRVADAAPQAVTFAITPAVYIPIPQPRPDYSQAPARIIKAAMKPAVNLATKPAGHGFADGTYTGPVADAYYGLIQIQASIQGGRLTALKILKYPNDRRTSISINRQALPMLRDEAISAQSANVDIISGATLTSRAFIQSLGGALKKASS; from the coding sequence ATGAAACAGATTGCCTTGTCGCTTTTCGTGGTCGCGTCCTCGGGTGCCTACGTCTGGGATCAGGCGGGCAAGGCCCCCACCGGCGACGTGATTGACACCGCAGGATCCGCCGCCGAGGAAAGCATGCTGCCGCCCCCTGCTCCGGCCAGCCCGATTCCAACGAGACCCGTTCCGGCGCCTGCCGCGCCATCGCCTGGGATTCCCCAGCAAAGTGTGCGGCTCAGGCCTCCGGCGACCGCGCCGGCCACGGTCGCCAGCGAAACCACGGCGGCGATCGCTATTCCCGCCCAAGAGCCACCAGCCGCCGAGAAGCCGCCTGCGGTCAGCCTGCCGCGGGTTTCCCAGGCGTCGGCCCGACCGCTGGAACAGGCGCCAGCTCAACGCGTCGCCGATGCCGCGCCGCAGGCAGTGACCTTCGCCATAACCCCGGCCGTCTACATCCCTATTCCCCAGCCGAGGCCGGATTATTCGCAAGCACCCGCCCGCATCATCAAGGCCGCCATGAAGCCGGCGGTCAATCTCGCCACCAAGCCGGCGGGGCACGGCTTTGCCGACGGCACCTACACCGGTCCTGTCGCCGATGCCTATTACGGCCTCATCCAGATTCAGGCTTCCATCCAGGGTGGCCGTCTCACCGCGCTCAAAATCCTGAAATACCCGAATGACCGCCGCACCTCGATCAGCATCAACCGGCAGGCGCTGCCGATGCTGCGTGACGAAGCGATCAGCGCACAGAGCGCCAATGTCGACATAATTTCGGGCGCCACGCTGACCAGCAGGGCCTTCATCCAGTCACTCGGCGGCGCATTGAAGAAAGCGTCGTCCTGA
- a CDS encoding FAD-dependent oxidoreductase translates to MSQSINPIFGARRDQAFPTLAEADIDRMRRFGEASAYAAGERMITAGDVAPGLIVVLSGRVDITQDGGLGRRETIVTHGPGSFVGELAQLSARPSLVNAEAAEPVEAFVIPSQRLRDLMVQEANLGERIMRALILRRVGLLESATSGPIIIGPVDNSDVLRLQGFLARSGQPYRVLDSAADPCARTLVERFDVDPHHLPIVLCPNGRLLLNPGEKDLARCIGLLRPIDADKLYDVAIIGAGPAGLAAAVYAASEGLSTIVLDCRAFGGQAGASSRIENYLGFPTGISGMALMARAYNQAQKFGVEMVIPDEAKLLGSATDGACYRLDVGDGETVRTRSVVIASGARYRRLDIDNLAQFEGTSVHYWASPIEARLCSGQEVALVGAGNSAGQAAVYLASHVRKVALLARGGSLDASMSRYLVERIKAQPNIEVLTGTEIEALEGNEGNLATVRWRNRDSGVETTRPIRHLFLFIGADPNTDWLANCNVTLDAKGFVRTGSDLGSAHGVMETNRKGVFAIGDVRSGSVKRVAAAVGEGAQVVAALHAYLAKDGNHAVAPERIGRV, encoded by the coding sequence ATGTCTCAATCCATCAACCCGATCTTCGGCGCCCGTCGCGACCAGGCCTTCCCCACGCTGGCCGAGGCGGACATCGATCGCATGCGCCGTTTCGGCGAGGCCAGCGCCTATGCCGCCGGCGAACGCATGATCACGGCCGGCGACGTGGCGCCAGGCCTGATCGTCGTCCTGTCGGGCAGAGTGGACATCACCCAGGATGGCGGGCTTGGCCGGCGCGAAACGATCGTCACCCATGGTCCGGGCAGTTTCGTCGGCGAACTGGCGCAGTTGTCGGCCCGCCCCTCGCTGGTCAACGCGGAGGCCGCTGAGCCGGTGGAGGCGTTTGTCATCCCCTCGCAGAGGCTGCGCGACCTGATGGTGCAGGAAGCCAATCTCGGCGAACGCATCATGCGGGCGCTGATCCTGCGCCGTGTCGGGCTGCTGGAAAGCGCCACGAGCGGGCCAATCATCATCGGGCCCGTCGACAACAGCGACGTGTTGCGGCTGCAGGGGTTTCTGGCCCGCAGCGGCCAGCCATACCGCGTGCTCGATTCCGCTGCCGACCCTTGCGCCAGGACGCTGGTCGAGCGCTTCGACGTGGACCCCCACCATCTGCCGATCGTGCTGTGCCCGAACGGCAGGCTGTTGCTCAATCCCGGCGAGAAGGACCTTGCCCGCTGCATCGGCCTGCTGCGGCCGATCGATGCCGACAAGCTCTACGACGTCGCCATCATCGGCGCCGGACCGGCCGGGCTGGCGGCCGCGGTCTATGCTGCCTCCGAAGGGCTGTCGACCATCGTGCTCGATTGCCGTGCCTTCGGCGGGCAGGCGGGCGCCTCCTCCCGCATCGAGAACTATCTCGGCTTCCCAACGGGCATTTCGGGCATGGCGCTGATGGCGCGCGCCTACAACCAGGCGCAGAAGTTTGGCGTCGAAATGGTGATCCCCGATGAGGCGAAGCTGCTGGGCTCGGCGACCGATGGCGCCTGCTACAGGCTTGATGTCGGCGACGGCGAGACGGTGCGGACGCGCAGCGTGGTGATCGCCAGCGGCGCGCGCTATCGTCGCCTCGATATCGACAACCTGGCGCAGTTCGAGGGAACGTCGGTGCATTATTGGGCGTCGCCGATCGAAGCGCGGCTTTGCAGCGGCCAGGAGGTGGCGCTGGTGGGCGCCGGCAATTCGGCCGGGCAGGCGGCGGTGTATCTCGCAAGCCATGTGCGGAAGGTGGCGCTGCTGGCGCGCGGGGGCAGTCTCGATGCGAGCATGTCGCGCTATCTGGTCGAACGCATCAAGGCGCAACCGAACATCGAGGTGCTGACCGGAACCGAAATCGAGGCGCTGGAGGGCAACGAAGGCAACCTTGCCACCGTGCGCTGGCGCAACCGCGACAGCGGCGTGGAAACGACACGCCCGATCCGGCATCTCTTCCTGTTCATCGGCGCCGACCCCAATACCGACTGGCTGGCGAACTGCAACGTGACGCTGGACGCCAAGGGTTTCGTCCGCACCGGATCGGACCTAGGATCGGCACATGGCGTGATGGAGACAAACCGCAAAGGGGTGTTTGCCATCGGCGATGTGCGCTCCGGCTCGGTCAAACGCGTCGCGGCGGCTGTCGGCGAGGGAGCGCAAGTGGTTGCGGCGCTGCATGCCTATCTTGCGAAGGACGGCAACCATGCCGTCGCGCCTGAACGGATCGGGAGAGTATGA
- a CDS encoding UBP-type zinc finger domain-containing protein: MMADECSHAAGIKDVTPSALGCEECLKSGSWWVHLRLCRTCGHVGCCDDSPNRHATKHFHATSHPVIEGYDPPEGWGWCYVDEVFLDLGDRTTPQNGPIPRFY, from the coding sequence ATGATGGCGGATGAATGCAGCCATGCGGCTGGTATCAAGGACGTGACGCCGAGCGCGCTTGGCTGCGAGGAATGCCTGAAGAGCGGATCATGGTGGGTGCATCTGCGGCTCTGCCGCACCTGCGGTCATGTCGGCTGCTGCGACGACTCGCCCAACCGCCACGCCACGAAGCATTTTCACGCCACCAGCCACCCGGTCATCGAGGGCTATGATCCGCCCGAAGGCTGGGGCTGGTGCTATGTCGACGAGGTCTTTCTGGACCTTGGCGATCGCACCACGCCGCAGAACGGTCCGATCCCGCGCTTTTACTGA
- the mprF gene encoding bifunctional lysylphosphatidylglycerol flippase/synthetase MprF, protein MSNTDDMAVAEPKGLRSHAGKVLAIAVAAVALVTLHQMISGIDPSDIQRQAFTLSPHAILAAILATSASFVALGLYDVIASRSVAPGRVTWQIAALSGMAGYAFSNLLGFHLLTGGAIRFRTYSRSGLDAGEIGQIVLLTWLAIWLAFAVMVAMALIFDPAGIPLMDLIHPAADRLLGVAILLGLIFAIVRARAHASTINLFGWTIPLPQRNMILLQLLVGTFDIVASAATLYVLLPADVSVGPALFLTVYATALVVGAISHVPGGIGVFEATVIAGLGLAGRADVLAALVVYRLIYYGLPFIVAAILLAAFESRYFVSRLPTRLSAPLRSLKTVMPLITSAIVFMSGIVLLLSGATPGIPARLDALEDVLPLSLVESSHFLGSLLGLALLIVAYGLRRRLFHAWAISMSLLVMGALASMAKGIDWEEAMVLGATALFLFLCRDAFYRRAPLDVSRVSWRWLGLIGLVVAATTWLGYFSYRDVEYSNQLFWQFEWSGDATRILRATIGLAIGVFVLAMYRLIHQPGGGKVRAKTEVHADIADIVAQSPDTQANIALLGDKEFLLSPSEKTFIMYGRAGNSLVSLGDPIGNPAEANELVWRFREVADKQAKRAVFYGVQPENLPLYLDMGYSLLKLGEVARVNLQTFNLEGQKNQEFRYADRRVTREEIVFEIIPAVQVPSVMAELRDVSDTWLKEKNGSEKGFSLGHFDPDYLARFDCAVMKQHGRIVAFANIWRGGGVELSVDLMRYKSGVSKVLMDALFVRLFLYGKEQGYTWFNLGAAPLSGIPDHSLASRWSRLARLAFRYGDEFYNFGGLRAFKQKFSPVWTPHYLACPGGFNIPQVLLDVNFLVSGGLGRLIGANSNKAPGQKSEAA, encoded by the coding sequence ATGTCGAATACAGACGATATGGCGGTGGCGGAACCGAAAGGGCTTCGCTCCCATGCCGGCAAGGTGCTGGCAATTGCCGTAGCAGCAGTGGCACTTGTGACGCTTCACCAGATGATTTCGGGGATAGACCCGTCCGACATCCAGCGTCAGGCATTCACACTGAGCCCGCATGCCATCCTTGCCGCCATCCTAGCGACATCAGCCAGTTTCGTGGCGCTGGGCCTTTACGATGTCATCGCCAGCCGCTCGGTTGCGCCCGGCCGCGTGACATGGCAGATCGCCGCCCTCTCCGGCATGGCCGGCTACGCTTTCTCCAACCTGCTGGGTTTCCATCTGCTGACGGGCGGCGCCATTCGGTTCCGCACCTATTCGCGCAGCGGCCTCGATGCCGGCGAGATCGGCCAGATCGTGCTGCTCACCTGGCTCGCCATCTGGCTTGCCTTCGCCGTGATGGTCGCCATGGCACTCATCTTCGATCCCGCGGGCATTCCGCTGATGGACCTCATCCATCCAGCCGCCGATCGCCTGCTGGGGGTCGCGATCCTGCTCGGCCTCATCTTCGCCATCGTGCGTGCGCGCGCCCATGCCAGCACGATCAATCTGTTCGGCTGGACGATCCCGCTGCCCCAGAGAAACATGATCCTGCTGCAGCTGTTGGTAGGCACGTTCGACATTGTCGCCTCCGCCGCGACGCTCTACGTGCTGCTTCCGGCTGATGTTTCGGTCGGCCCGGCGCTGTTCCTGACCGTCTATGCGACCGCACTGGTGGTGGGCGCGATCAGCCATGTCCCAGGCGGCATCGGCGTGTTCGAAGCGACCGTCATCGCCGGCCTCGGACTGGCGGGCAGGGCGGACGTCCTTGCCGCGCTCGTCGTCTACAGGCTGATCTACTATGGGCTGCCTTTCATCGTCGCGGCCATCCTGCTTGCTGCGTTCGAATCGCGCTATTTCGTCTCCCGCCTACCAACCCGCCTGTCCGCGCCGCTGCGCAGCCTCAAGACCGTGATGCCGCTGATCACCTCGGCCATCGTCTTCATGTCGGGCATCGTGCTTCTGCTCTCCGGTGCCACGCCGGGCATTCCCGCCCGGCTCGACGCGCTCGAGGACGTGCTGCCGCTGTCGCTGGTCGAATCGTCGCATTTCCTCGGCAGCCTGCTTGGGCTGGCGCTGCTGATCGTCGCCTATGGGCTGCGCCGGCGCCTGTTCCATGCCTGGGCAATCTCCATGTCCCTGCTGGTGATGGGCGCGCTGGCCTCCATGGCCAAGGGCATCGACTGGGAGGAAGCGATGGTGCTCGGCGCCACGGCACTGTTCCTGTTTCTGTGCCGGGACGCGTTCTATCGCCGGGCGCCGCTGGATGTCTCGAGAGTATCCTGGCGCTGGCTCGGGCTGATCGGCCTGGTCGTGGCCGCCACCACATGGCTCGGCTATTTCTCCTATCGCGACGTGGAGTATTCCAACCAGTTGTTCTGGCAGTTCGAGTGGAGCGGCGACGCGACGCGCATCCTGCGCGCGACGATCGGACTGGCCATCGGCGTATTCGTTCTCGCCATGTATCGCCTGATCCACCAGCCCGGCGGCGGCAAGGTGCGGGCCAAGACCGAGGTTCACGCTGACATCGCCGATATCGTGGCGCAGTCCCCGGACACGCAGGCCAACATCGCCCTGCTCGGCGACAAGGAGTTTCTTCTGTCGCCAAGCGAGAAGACCTTCATCATGTATGGCCGGGCCGGAAATTCCCTGGTGAGCTTGGGCGACCCGATCGGCAATCCGGCGGAAGCCAACGAGCTTGTCTGGCGGTTCCGCGAAGTGGCCGACAAGCAGGCCAAACGCGCTGTCTTCTATGGCGTCCAGCCGGAGAACCTGCCGCTCTACCTGGACATGGGCTATTCCCTGCTCAAGCTTGGCGAGGTGGCCAGGGTCAATCTCCAGACCTTCAATCTCGAGGGCCAGAAGAACCAGGAATTCCGCTACGCTGACAGGCGGGTGACCCGCGAGGAGATCGTCTTCGAGATCATTCCCGCCGTGCAGGTACCGTCGGTCATGGCGGAACTGCGCGATGTCTCCGACACCTGGCTCAAGGAGAAGAACGGCTCCGAGAAAGGCTTCTCGCTTGGCCATTTCGACCCGGACTATCTCGCCCGGTTCGACTGCGCGGTCATGAAACAGCACGGGCGCATCGTGGCGTTCGCCAACATCTGGCGCGGCGGCGGCGTCGAGTTGTCGGTCGACCTCATGCGCTACAAGTCGGGCGTTTCGAAAGTGCTGATGGACGCCTTGTTCGTCCGCCTGTTCCTTTATGGCAAGGAACAGGGCTACACTTGGTTCAACCTGGGCGCGGCGCCGCTGTCGGGAATTCCCGATCATTCGCTTGCATCGCGCTGGAGCCGTCTTGCCCGCCTTGCCTTCCGCTATGGCGACGAGTTCTACAATTTTGGCGGCCTGCGCGCCTTCAAGCAGAAGTTCTCGCCGGTGTGGACTCCGCACTATCTTGCCTGTCCCGGCGGCTTCAACATTCCGCAGGTGCTGCTCGACGTCAATTTCCTGGTCTCGGGCGGCCTGGGCAGGCTCATCGGCGCCAACAGCAACAAGGCGCCGGGACAGAAGTCCGAAGCCGCGTGA
- a CDS encoding virulence factor family protein, whose product MPLSLSNSLKSVAALLFVAVASGATPGMAAEFDTGMIPGGHIALPAQPPSVTVFVFSALDGWSPADEDLSKRLVDKGAAVVGVDMPSYLAAIDKTDGDCVYLVSDIETLSHEVMRAGKASVYKPPILVGSGTAGGLVMGIAAQTPPATIGGSVAVDPTETFPSKRTLCSGAPRHDTANGIVYDLLPGQLPEKLNVVFTPAGTADQRGHIDSLIKQGHAINLTQSTSAAGDALEAAVDALLAPAAGSISDLPIAQLPATPTEDTLAIVYSGDGGWRDIDKSIATVLQSKGIPTVGIDSLRYFWSAKTPQAIATDLENLIATYKDRWHVKHVLLVGYSFGADVLPSVYNVLDKATAADIAQISLLGFSTGASYQITVEGWLGSSSGDEVPTLPELRKINPAMIQCFYGEDEDDTACPQLVGSPIQTIKTTGGHHFDGDYNGLTQKIIDGLHKRLAAQPAP is encoded by the coding sequence TTGCCCCTTTCGCTTTCAAACAGTCTCAAGTCGGTCGCCGCATTGCTGTTCGTGGCCGTTGCTTCCGGTGCAACGCCTGGCATGGCCGCGGAATTCGATACCGGCATGATCCCTGGCGGTCACATTGCCTTGCCGGCGCAACCGCCATCCGTCACCGTGTTCGTCTTCTCCGCTCTCGACGGCTGGTCACCGGCGGACGAGGATCTTTCGAAGCGGCTGGTGGACAAGGGCGCCGCCGTTGTCGGCGTCGACATGCCCAGCTATCTCGCCGCGATAGACAAGACCGATGGCGACTGCGTCTACCTGGTGTCGGACATCGAGACGCTGAGCCATGAGGTGATGCGCGCAGGCAAGGCTTCCGTTTACAAGCCGCCGATCCTGGTCGGATCCGGCACGGCCGGCGGCTTGGTGATGGGCATCGCCGCCCAGACACCGCCGGCGACCATCGGCGGTAGCGTCGCCGTGGACCCGACCGAGACATTTCCGTCGAAGCGCACGCTGTGCAGCGGTGCGCCCCGGCATGATACCGCCAACGGCATCGTCTACGACCTGCTGCCCGGGCAGCTCCCGGAAAAACTGAACGTCGTGTTCACCCCCGCCGGCACGGCCGACCAGCGCGGCCATATCGACAGCCTGATCAAGCAGGGCCACGCGATCAACCTGACACAGAGCACCAGCGCCGCTGGGGACGCGCTCGAAGCGGCGGTCGATGCCTTGCTTGCTCCGGCGGCGGGATCGATTTCCGACCTGCCCATCGCCCAACTGCCGGCAACGCCGACCGAGGACACGCTGGCCATCGTCTATTCAGGCGACGGCGGCTGGCGTGATATCGACAAATCGATCGCGACCGTCCTTCAAAGCAAGGGAATTCCAACGGTCGGCATCGATTCGCTTCGCTATTTCTGGTCCGCTAAGACGCCGCAGGCCATCGCGACCGACCTGGAAAACCTGATCGCAACCTACAAGGACCGCTGGCATGTGAAGCATGTGCTGCTGGTCGGCTATTCCTTCGGCGCGGACGTGCTGCCTTCCGTCTACAATGTGCTGGACAAGGCCACGGCGGCCGACATCGCGCAGATTTCGCTGCTGGGCTTCTCCACCGGCGCGTCCTACCAGATTACGGTCGAGGGCTGGCTAGGCTCCAGCAGCGGTGACGAAGTCCCGACCTTGCCCGAGCTTCGCAAGATCAACCCCGCGATGATCCAGTGTTTTTACGGTGAGGACGAGGACGATACCGCCTGTCCGCAGCTTGTGGGCAGCCCGATCCAGACGATCAAGACCACCGGCGGGCATCATTTCGACGGCGATTACAACGGTTTGACGCAGAAGATCATTGACGGATTGCACAAGCGGCTGGCGGCTCAGCCGGCTCCCTGA